The Lutibacter sp. Hel_I_33_5 genome has a window encoding:
- a CDS encoding MBL fold metallo-hydrolase, with protein sequence MKKIAFLILISFFFSCEQEKKKEKITTNFKQYITILGTAQDAGYPHIGCQKECCENFYSGKSENKRVTSLGLVDIENKQKWLFEATPDIATQLAELEQHHLKKDNIIDGVFLTHAHIGHYSGLMYFGREALGKKNTTVFTMPKMKSFLTNNGPWSQLVNLKNILFSDLKNDSTIVLNNQLKVTPFIVPHRDEFSETVGYKIEGSKKTALFIPDIDKWKKWNNSIIEEVKKVDYAFLDATFFNQNEVKRAMTEVPHPFIEETVELFKKESLATKNKVFFIHFNHTNPALQKSSKEKTSVKKLGFGFAEEGMKFEL encoded by the coding sequence ATGAAAAAAATAGCTTTTCTAATTTTAATATCTTTCTTTTTTTCTTGTGAGCAAGAAAAGAAAAAAGAAAAAATTACTACAAATTTTAAACAATACATCACTATTTTAGGAACTGCTCAAGATGCAGGATATCCACATATTGGTTGTCAGAAAGAATGTTGTGAAAATTTTTATAGCGGAAAAAGCGAAAACAAAAGAGTTACTTCTTTAGGTTTAGTTGATATAGAAAACAAACAGAAATGGTTGTTTGAAGCAACGCCAGATATTGCAACTCAGTTAGCAGAATTAGAACAACATCATCTTAAAAAAGACAATATTATTGATGGCGTTTTTTTAACACATGCTCATATTGGACATTATTCTGGCCTTATGTATTTTGGCCGTGAAGCTTTAGGAAAAAAGAATACAACTGTTTTTACTATGCCTAAAATGAAATCATTTTTAACCAATAATGGGCCTTGGAGTCAATTAGTGAATTTAAAAAATATTCTTTTTTCTGATTTAAAAAATGATTCTACCATTGTTTTAAATAACCAATTAAAAGTGACTCCTTTTATTGTACCGCATAGAGATGAATTTTCTGAAACTGTAGGTTATAAAATTGAAGGCTCTAAAAAAACAGCTTTGTTTATTCCTGATATTGATAAATGGAAAAAGTGGAACAACAGTATTATTGAAGAGGTTAAAAAAGTAGATTATGCTTTTTTAGACGCCACTTTTTTTAATCAGAATGAAGTAAAAAGAGCCATGACAGAAGTACCTCATCCTTTTATAGAAGAAACTGTTGAACTGTTTAAAAAAGAATCTTTAGCTACAAAAAACAAGGTGTTTTTTATTCATTTTAATCATACAAATCCTGCATTACAAAAATCATCAAAAGAAAAAACAAGCGTTAAAAAATTAGGTTTTGGGTTTGCTGAGGAAGGAATGAAATTTGAATTGTAA
- a CDS encoding nuclear transport factor 2 family protein, whose amino-acid sequence MKKILSFILVILISTSCTNCKLIDKSEDKSKILKLHNTQRDYHFNKNSNAFANQFSDSFISVNKGLISRPKKEETISRYNGYFSSVEFIKWDDETEPIIKFSDDGSMAYTIVDKIVTLTYKNQMGDTVQRETHFAWTAIYKKYGKQWKIDCVTSTEKPADIEN is encoded by the coding sequence ATGAAAAAAATACTCTCTTTTATTTTAGTCATTTTAATATCTACATCTTGTACAAATTGTAAATTGATTGATAAATCAGAAGATAAAAGTAAGATTTTAAAATTGCATAATACACAAAGAGATTATCATTTTAATAAAAATTCAAATGCTTTTGCCAACCAGTTTTCTGATAGTTTTATTTCTGTAAACAAAGGATTAATTAGTCGTCCAAAAAAAGAAGAAACTATTTCGCGCTATAACGGATATTTCTCATCAGTTGAATTTATTAAATGGGATGATGAAACTGAACCTATAATTAAGTTTTCAGATGACGGAAGCATGGCCTATACTATAGTTGATAAAATAGTAACCTTAACTTATAAAAATCAAATGGGAGACACTGTTCAAAGAGAAACACATTTCGCTTGGACAGCAATTTATAAAAAGTATGGTAAACAATGGAAAATTGATTGTGTCACTTCAACCGAAAAACCAGCCGATATTGAAAATTAA
- a CDS encoding nucleoside triphosphate pyrophosphohydrolase family protein encodes MKNKIAAVTEFHTAFKLNMNSLPIADIGEARNTLRFNLMKEENEEYLEAAQNNDLVEVADALGDMLYILCGTIIEHGMQDKIEEVFNEIQRSNMSKLGEDGKPIYREDGKVLKGPNYFKPNIKEILER; translated from the coding sequence ATGAAAAATAAAATAGCAGCCGTAACCGAATTTCACACCGCTTTTAAATTAAACATGAATAGCCTACCAATTGCAGATATTGGTGAAGCAAGAAATACACTTCGTTTTAATTTAATGAAAGAAGAAAATGAAGAATATCTAGAAGCAGCACAAAACAATGATTTAGTTGAGGTTGCAGATGCCTTAGGAGATATGTTATATATTTTGTGTGGTACAATTATAGAACACGGAATGCAAGATAAAATAGAAGAGGTTTTTAATGAAATTCAACGATCCAACATGAGTAAATTAGGGGAAGACGGAAAACCAATTTACAGAGAAGATGGTAAAGTTTTAAAAGGTCCAAATTACTTTAAACCAAATATTAAGGAGATTTTGGAGAGGTAG
- a CDS encoding HAD family hydrolase: protein MGKENLIIFDIDDTLTKSENQHLESYVKTMQDFGITNINKDWKNYKNVTDSYVLKKNFEANFDEKFELSFIPNFEEKMIKNLLGLTKTKEIAGASNIIDFFLNETNYAICFATGSLLKPAIIKLEQANVNFIPEVVEASNELYTREEIVSSAMEKAKKYFKVDDFKNIISVGDGIWDLRTAKNLGVHFLGIRDKNLADFKKESIKSHISDWTQFDFQKIKQELQII, encoded by the coding sequence ATGGGTAAAGAAAACCTTATTATTTTTGATATTGACGATACACTTACAAAAAGTGAAAATCAGCATCTAGAATCGTATGTAAAAACCATGCAAGATTTTGGAATTACAAACATTAATAAAGATTGGAAAAATTATAAAAATGTAACTGATAGTTATGTCTTAAAAAAGAATTTTGAAGCTAATTTTGATGAGAAATTCGAATTGTCTTTTATTCCAAATTTTGAAGAAAAAATGATTAAAAACTTATTAGGTTTAACAAAAACAAAAGAGATAGCAGGAGCAAGTAATATCATAGATTTTTTTTTAAATGAAACAAATTATGCAATTTGTTTTGCAACAGGATCTTTATTAAAACCAGCCATTATAAAATTAGAACAAGCAAACGTTAATTTTATTCCAGAAGTTGTTGAAGCTTCCAATGAATTATACACCCGAGAAGAGATTGTTTCTTCAGCAATGGAGAAAGCAAAGAAATATTTTAAAGTTGATGATTTTAAAAATATTATTTCTGTTGGTGATGGAATTTGGGATCTAAGAACTGCCAAAAACCTTGGCGTTCATTTTTTAGGAATCCGAGATAAAAACCTTGCAGATTTTAAAAAAGAGAGTATAAAAAGTCATATTTCTGACTGGACACAATTTGACTTTCAAAAAATAAAACAAGAATTACAAATCATTTAA
- a CDS encoding DNA-3-methyladenine glycosylase I, which translates to MKKRCFWVNNDPLYIEYHDTEWGKPVYDDETLFEFLLLESFQAGLSWITILKKRENFREAFDNFDYKKIAKYNQDKFDELILNAGIIRNKLKVKSAITNAQLFMEIQKEFGSFSTFIWNYVDGKPILNTFKTREEVPATTTLSDVISKDLKKRGFKFVGSTIIYAFMQAIGMVNDHTTDCFCYEKCV; encoded by the coding sequence ATGAAGAAAAGATGTTTTTGGGTGAATAATGATCCGTTGTATATCGAATATCACGATACTGAATGGGGAAAACCTGTTTATGATGATGAAACTTTATTTGAGTTTTTATTATTAGAATCCTTTCAAGCAGGATTAAGTTGGATTACCATTCTTAAGAAAAGAGAGAATTTTAGAGAGGCCTTTGATAATTTCGATTATAAAAAAATAGCGAAGTATAATCAAGATAAGTTTGATGAACTAATTCTTAATGCTGGAATTATAAGAAATAAATTAAAAGTAAAAAGTGCAATCACAAATGCACAACTTTTTATGGAAATTCAAAAAGAGTTTGGGTCGTTTTCTACATTTATTTGGAATTATGTTGATGGAAAACCGATTCTAAATACTTTTAAAACTAGAGAAGAAGTTCCAGCTACTACAACATTATCTGATGTAATATCTAAAGATTTAAAAAAGCGTGGATTTAAATTTGTAGGATCAACCATAATATATGCATTTATGCAGGCAATAGGTATGGTAAATGATCATACAACAGATTGTTTTTGTTATGAAAAATGTGTTTAA
- a CDS encoding M24 family metallopeptidase, protein MLKKIVVLFISFLVFSCAQKEIKKNEYSILNEKDRAVLKDEILEDRFTNLLPKLMDESDLDMWLLISREYNEDPVLKTMLPATWLNARRRTILVFYRDKTKNTIERLAVARYNVGESIQSAWDKEKEPNQWKALVALIEARNPQKIGINSSKHFALADGLVKTDYDELKENIPEAISSKLVSAEKLAIAWIETRTKKEMRLYKDLVDITHKIIDETFSENTIVPGTTTSEDLVWFMRQKVTSLGLETWFHPTIDIQRSTEALKSHIESFSKGYEEQIIQYGDLLHCDFGITYVGLNTDCQQHAYVLKEDENEVPSYLKKAFVKGNRLQDILTTTMEAGKTGNEILAQSLSKAKEEGLRPSIYTHPLGKYGHSSGTTIGMWDSQGGVPFNGDYPLHKNTVYAIELNVTVTIDEWKKDIRIMLEEAGFFGDNTFEYLNKRQLEIKPVKI, encoded by the coding sequence ATGCTTAAAAAAATAGTTGTTCTTTTTATATCATTTCTTGTTTTTTCTTGTGCACAAAAAGAAATCAAAAAAAATGAGTATTCAATTTTAAATGAGAAAGATAGAGCTGTTTTAAAAGATGAAATCTTAGAGGACAGATTTACAAATTTACTGCCAAAATTAATGGACGAGTCAGATTTAGATATGTGGCTGTTAATTTCTAGAGAGTATAATGAAGATCCAGTTTTAAAAACGATGTTGCCCGCAACTTGGTTAAATGCAAGAAGAAGAACCATTCTTGTTTTTTATAGGGATAAAACCAAAAATACCATAGAACGTTTAGCTGTTGCCAGATATAATGTTGGAGAAAGTATACAATCAGCTTGGGATAAAGAGAAGGAGCCAAATCAATGGAAAGCTTTAGTTGCTCTAATTGAAGCGCGAAATCCACAAAAAATTGGAATTAATAGTTCTAAACATTTTGCATTAGCAGATGGTTTGGTAAAAACTGATTACGATGAGTTAAAAGAAAATATACCAGAGGCAATTAGTTCTAAATTAGTATCCGCAGAAAAATTAGCCATCGCTTGGATAGAAACAAGGACTAAAAAGGAAATGAGATTGTATAAAGACTTGGTTGATATTACCCATAAAATAATTGACGAAACATTTTCAGAAAACACAATAGTTCCAGGTACAACTACATCCGAAGATTTGGTTTGGTTTATGCGTCAGAAAGTTACCAGTTTAGGTTTAGAAACATGGTTTCATCCAACAATCGATATCCAAAGAAGTACAGAAGCATTAAAATCTCATATAGAATCATTTAGCAAAGGATACGAAGAGCAAATAATACAATATGGAGATTTGTTGCATTGCGATTTTGGAATTACGTATGTAGGTTTAAATACCGATTGTCAGCAACATGCGTATGTATTAAAAGAAGATGAAAATGAAGTTCCATCTTATCTTAAAAAAGCTTTTGTAAAAGGAAACAGGTTGCAAGATATTTTAACAACAACCATGGAAGCAGGAAAAACTGGGAATGAAATTTTAGCACAATCATTATCAAAAGCAAAAGAAGAAGGGTTAAGACCATCAATTTATACACATCCGTTAGGGAAATATGGGCATAGTTCTGGTACAACAATTGGTATGTGGGATTCGCAAGGAGGCGTTCCGTTTAATGGCGATTATCCGCTGCATAAAAATACTGTTTATGCAATAGAACTTAATGTAACGGTTACTATTGATGAATGGAAAAAGGACATTAGAATTATGTTAGAAGAGGCTGGTTTTTTTGGTGATAATACCTTTGAATATTTGAATAAGAGGCAGTTAGAAATTAAACCAGTTAAGATTTAA
- a CDS encoding DUF6146 family protein, translated as MKPLKNILFLLITTIFMACGSAPINTSSNQQEEPVIIANEELQYEIIILDIGFNNYLNTIAQPEGYYDQSFMETRNRVFVANWNNRAQNPTQYDASIYENIIDYQPNINYGYEVNYKLFNYFLFAQRKYKMTLGFGTARLN; from the coding sequence ATGAAACCTTTAAAAAACATTCTTTTTTTATTAATTACTACGATTTTTATGGCGTGTGGTTCTGCACCAATAAATACAAGTTCAAATCAGCAAGAAGAGCCCGTAATAATTGCTAATGAAGAATTACAATACGAAATTATTATTCTTGATATTGGTTTTAATAATTACCTAAATACGATTGCACAACCTGAGGGGTATTATGATCAATCCTTTATGGAAACTAGGAATAGAGTTTTTGTTGCAAATTGGAATAATAGAGCGCAAAACCCAACGCAATACGATGCATCTATTTATGAAAACATAATCGATTACCAACCGAATATCAATTATGGTTACGAAGTAAATTATAAACTTTTTAATTACTTTTTATTCGCACAGAGAAAATACAAAATGACTTTAGGTTTTGGCACTGCTAGACTAAATTAA
- the sppA gene encoding signal peptide peptidase SppA, with the protein MKFLRNFLASILGTLTALFFIFLFFLLIASFLGDEGKVVISPNSVVELDLTVPIKDYAPKEKNPIAEALDLVDEKLGLNTIINAIDNAKTDSNIKGISIKTSYINAGIAQTQAIRNKLEEFKESGKFIYAYNDFYTQKNYYLSSVADSLFLNPIGFIDFKGLSTEVLYFKDFEDKYGVKMEVIRHGKYKSAVEPYLSNKMSEANREQTTSFLKSIWSEILDDISKSRNISQEDLNLIADNSNGRNPKVAKENNLIDAEIYLDQYQEKMKSAADVSKLKTVSISDYINSGKGRKSSTAKNKIAVIYAQGTILYGEGSEDIIGQGIINNAIKKATKDKNVKAIVLRVNSPGGDAITSELIWRQLEIAKKEKPLVVSMGNAAASGGYYIACNANTIVAEPTTITGSIGVFGTIPNANEFAKDIGINAEQVSTNNSASYSVFEPMNKKFYDVTKQGVEQIYTTFVNRVATGRNMTFEQVDAIAQGRVWTGKEALENGLVDSLGSLDDAITIAAELAEVETYRVRNYPNYKKDLKDALQFSPFAKASKDEILKEALGDETYRLYNTVNEMKNLKGIQARMPFIYEIK; encoded by the coding sequence ATGAAATTTTTAAGAAACTTTTTAGCGTCAATTTTAGGAACATTAACAGCACTATTTTTTATATTTCTTTTCTTTTTATTAATCGCTTCTTTTTTAGGTGATGAAGGAAAAGTTGTTATTTCTCCAAATTCTGTAGTAGAATTAGATTTAACAGTACCTATTAAAGATTATGCGCCAAAAGAAAAAAATCCTATTGCAGAAGCCTTAGATTTAGTTGATGAAAAGCTAGGTTTAAATACTATCATTAATGCAATTGATAATGCTAAAACCGATAGTAATATTAAAGGAATCAGTATTAAAACTTCATACATAAATGCAGGAATTGCACAAACACAAGCCATAAGAAACAAACTAGAAGAATTTAAAGAAAGTGGTAAATTTATTTACGCCTATAACGATTTTTACACACAAAAAAACTACTATCTAAGTTCTGTGGCAGATAGCCTTTTCTTAAATCCGATTGGATTTATTGATTTTAAAGGATTGTCAACCGAAGTTTTATATTTCAAAGATTTTGAAGATAAATACGGTGTAAAGATGGAAGTGATTCGTCATGGAAAATACAAAAGTGCTGTAGAACCTTATTTATCTAATAAAATGAGTGAAGCCAATAGAGAACAAACTACATCATTTTTAAAATCTATTTGGTCAGAAATACTAGATGATATTTCTAAAAGCAGAAATATTAGCCAGGAAGATTTAAATTTAATTGCTGATAATTCTAATGGTAGAAATCCTAAAGTTGCCAAAGAAAATAACTTAATCGATGCAGAAATCTATCTAGATCAATATCAAGAAAAAATGAAAAGTGCTGCAGATGTTTCTAAACTAAAAACAGTTTCAATCTCTGATTATATAAATTCTGGAAAAGGCAGAAAATCATCAACTGCAAAAAATAAAATTGCAGTAATTTATGCACAAGGAACAATTTTATATGGTGAAGGTAGCGAAGATATTATCGGTCAAGGAATTATTAATAACGCCATAAAAAAAGCGACTAAAGACAAGAACGTAAAAGCCATTGTTTTAAGAGTGAATTCTCCTGGTGGAGACGCAATCACTTCTGAACTTATTTGGAGACAATTAGAAATTGCTAAAAAAGAAAAGCCGTTGGTTGTTTCTATGGGGAACGCAGCTGCTTCGGGCGGTTATTATATTGCATGTAACGCCAATACAATTGTTGCAGAACCTACTACAATTACTGGTTCTATTGGTGTTTTTGGAACAATTCCAAATGCAAATGAATTTGCAAAAGACATCGGAATAAATGCCGAGCAAGTAAGCACAAATAACAGTGCAAGTTATAGTGTTTTTGAACCTATGAATAAAAAGTTTTACGATGTTACCAAACAAGGCGTAGAACAAATTTACACCACATTTGTTAATAGAGTTGCTACTGGAAGAAACATGACATTTGAGCAAGTAGATGCAATTGCTCAAGGACGTGTGTGGACTGGAAAAGAAGCATTAGAAAATGGATTGGTTGATTCTTTAGGTAGCTTGGACGACGCTATAACTATTGCCGCAGAATTAGCAGAAGTTGAAACCTATAGGGTACGAAATTATCCTAATTACAAAAAAGACTTAAAAGACGCCTTACAATTTTCTCCGTTTGCTAAAGCAAGCAAAGATGAAATATTAAAAGAAGCATTGGGTGATGAAACGTATCGTTTATATAATACGGTAAATGAAATGAAAAACTTAAAAGGAATTCAAGCTAGAATGCCTTTTATTTATGAGATAAAATAA
- a CDS encoding DinB family protein, translating to MHNRLEQLVEKGIQYISTCSDVEISKKPSPEKWSKKEILGHLIDSGINNLQRFTEIQFENKPYAIRNYSQDGLIKANDYQNSEIKEIVAFWVSINNRIKQIMIQQTEKTLSYKIILPDETNSDLRFLMTDYIDHLEHHLNQIIDK from the coding sequence ATGCATAATAGATTAGAGCAATTAGTTGAAAAAGGAATTCAGTATATTTCTACTTGTTCTGATGTTGAAATTAGTAAAAAACCTTCTCCAGAGAAATGGTCTAAGAAAGAAATTCTAGGTCATTTAATTGATTCTGGAATAAATAACCTTCAACGTTTTACAGAAATTCAGTTTGAAAATAAACCTTATGCGATTAGAAATTATAGCCAAGATGGGTTAATTAAAGCAAATGATTATCAGAATTCCGAAATTAAAGAAATTGTCGCTTTTTGGGTTTCAATTAATAATCGAATAAAACAGATAATGATTCAACAGACAGAAAAAACGTTGAGTTATAAAATTATACTTCCAGATGAAACTAATTCTGATTTAAGGTTTTTGATGACTGATTATATCGATCATTTAGAGCATCACCTTAATCAAATTATTGATAAATAA
- a CDS encoding dihydrofolate reductase, producing MITIIAAIAKNNALGKDNDLIWHLPADLKRFKKVTTGHHILMGRNTFESIGKPLPNRTTVIITRNKRYKQKGCEVAYSIEKALEIAKEDEEIFIIGGAQIYKQAIEKDLVNQLDITIVHHEFDADVFFPEIDSKIWKEAKREDFKADDKNKYDYSFVSYVKI from the coding sequence ATGATTACAATTATTGCGGCGATTGCTAAGAACAATGCACTTGGAAAGGATAACGATTTAATTTGGCATTTACCAGCAGATTTAAAACGATTTAAAAAGGTTACAACTGGGCATCACATATTAATGGGTAGAAATACTTTTGAATCTATTGGAAAACCATTACCGAACAGAACTACTGTAATCATTACTAGAAATAAAAGATATAAGCAAAAAGGGTGTGAAGTTGCTTATTCAATTGAAAAGGCATTAGAAATCGCTAAAGAAGACGAGGAAATTTTTATAATTGGAGGTGCACAAATCTATAAACAAGCCATTGAAAAAGATTTGGTAAATCAATTAGATATTACCATTGTACATCATGAATTTGATGCTGATGTTTTCTTTCCAGAAATTGATTCTAAAATATGGAAAGAAGCTAAAAGAGAAGATTTTAAAGCGGATGATAAAAACAAATACGATTATAGCTTTGTAAGCTATGTGAAAATTTAA
- a CDS encoding isoamylase early set domain-containing protein translates to MAIKKQFLKSKPVCKVTFTVPTEYANNVAVVGSFNEWNSETTPLKKLKNGSFKGTVNLEANNSYEFRYLVDGNYVNDEAADAYAWNEYAGTENAVLNV, encoded by the coding sequence ATGGCAATCAAAAAACAATTTTTAAAGAGTAAACCAGTTTGTAAAGTAACTTTTACGGTACCAACAGAATACGCAAATAATGTAGCTGTTGTTGGAAGTTTTAACGAATGGAATTCTGAAACTACTCCATTAAAAAAGTTAAAAAACGGTTCTTTTAAAGGAACTGTAAATTTAGAAGCTAATAACTCTTATGAGTTTAGATATTTAGTAGATGGAAACTATGTAAATGATGAAGCTGCTGATGCATATGCTTGGAATGAATATGCTGGAACAGAAAACGCAGTTTTAAACGTATAA
- a CDS encoding thymidylate synthase produces the protein MKQYHDLIQHVLDNGNQKGDRTGTGTQSVFGHQMRFDLSEGFPMVTTKKLHLKSIVYELLWFIKGDTNINYLQENGVRIWNEWADENGDLGPVYGHQWRNWNSDEVDQLKEVIDTLKSNPNSRRMLVSAWNPSVLPDTSVSFSENVANGKAALPPCHAFFQFYVADGKLSCQLYQRSADIFLGVPFNIASYALFTMMMAQVCGYEAGEFIHTFGDAHIYSNHLEQVELQLSRDLRKLPTMKINPNVKNIEDFTFEDFELIDYNPHPHIKGKVAI, from the coding sequence ATGAAGCAATATCACGATTTAATTCAACACGTTTTAGATAACGGAAATCAAAAAGGAGATAGAACAGGAACTGGAACACAAAGTGTTTTTGGACATCAAATGCGTTTTGATTTAAGTGAAGGTTTTCCGATGGTAACCACTAAAAAGTTACACTTAAAATCGATTGTTTACGAATTACTTTGGTTTATTAAAGGAGATACAAATATTAATTATTTACAGGAAAATGGTGTTAGAATCTGGAATGAATGGGCAGATGAGAACGGGGATTTAGGACCAGTTTACGGACATCAATGGCGTAATTGGAATAGTGATGAAGTAGATCAATTAAAAGAAGTAATTGATACTTTAAAAAGTAACCCTAATTCTAGAAGAATGTTGGTTTCTGCTTGGAATCCAAGTGTTTTACCTGATACGTCGGTTTCTTTTTCTGAAAATGTAGCAAATGGAAAAGCAGCGTTACCACCATGTCATGCGTTTTTTCAATTTTATGTAGCAGACGGTAAATTATCGTGTCAACTATATCAACGTAGTGCAGATATCTTTTTAGGTGTACCATTTAATATTGCATCCTATGCATTATTTACGATGATGATGGCACAAGTTTGTGGTTATGAAGCTGGTGAGTTTATCCACACTTTTGGCGATGCGCATATTTATAGCAATCACTTAGAACAAGTTGAATTGCAATTAAGTAGAGACCTTAGAAAATTACCAACGATGAAAATAAATCCGAATGTAAAAAATATAGAAGATTTTACGTTTGAAGATTTTGAATTGATAGATTACAACCCGCATCCTCATATAAAAGGAAAAGTTGCGATATAA
- a CDS encoding NupC/NupG family nucleoside CNT transporter: protein MKKIILIFLCLLSVSVFSQEATTVANEIIPSQGFSISTLWRGILGMISLLVIAFLFSSNKKAIDWKTVGLGLAFQLLIAIGVLRIGFIQKAFEWIGGLFVSVLDYTRAGSKFLFEGLIVDMDTFGFIFAFQVLPTIIFFSALTSLLFYLGLIQRLVKLLALLLTKVLKISGAESLSVAGNIFLGQTEAPLLIKAYLEKMNKSEMLLVMIGGMATVAGAVLAAYIGFLGGDDPVLRLQFAKHLLAASVMAAPGAIVISKILYPQTEEINTDVNVSQEKIGSNVLDAIANGTTEGLKLAVNVGAMLLVFVAFIAMINGILGWVGDITSLNSWMAENTSYKSFSLEAILGYIFAPLMWLIGVAKEDMALMGQLLGIKLAASEFVGYIQLAELKNIANATHLTYNKSIIMATYMLCGFANFASIGIQIGGIGSLAPGQRKVLSEFGMKALIGGTIASLMSATIAGMIIG, encoded by the coding sequence ATGAAGAAAATAATTTTAATCTTTTTATGCTTACTATCAGTTTCTGTTTTTTCTCAAGAAGCAACAACAGTTGCAAATGAAATAATTCCGAGTCAAGGTTTTTCAATATCAACTTTATGGCGAGGAATTTTAGGAATGATTTCCTTATTAGTAATTGCGTTTTTATTTAGTTCAAACAAAAAAGCAATTGATTGGAAAACGGTAGGTCTAGGATTAGCATTTCAGTTATTAATTGCTATTGGGGTTTTAAGAATTGGATTTATTCAAAAAGCATTTGAATGGATTGGAGGTTTGTTTGTAAGTGTATTAGATTATACAAGAGCTGGAAGTAAGTTTCTTTTTGAAGGTTTGATTGTAGATATGGATACCTTCGGATTTATTTTCGCCTTTCAAGTATTACCAACTATCATATTCTTTTCGGCATTAACATCGTTATTGTTTTATTTAGGATTAATTCAAAGACTAGTAAAATTATTAGCTTTATTACTGACCAAAGTTTTAAAAATATCTGGAGCAGAAAGCTTATCTGTTGCTGGTAATATATTTTTAGGACAAACCGAAGCTCCACTTTTGATAAAGGCTTATTTAGAGAAAATGAATAAGTCGGAAATGTTATTGGTTATGATTGGCGGAATGGCCACCGTTGCCGGAGCAGTTTTGGCAGCTTATATTGGTTTTCTTGGAGGAGATGACCCAGTTTTACGATTACAATTTGCTAAACACTTATTAGCAGCATCTGTTATGGCAGCACCGGGAGCCATTGTGATTTCAAAAATATTATATCCACAAACTGAAGAAATAAATACAGATGTAAATGTTTCTCAAGAAAAAATAGGTTCTAATGTATTAGATGCTATTGCAAACGGAACAACAGAAGGATTAAAATTAGCCGTAAATGTAGGTGCCATGTTATTGGTCTTTGTAGCATTTATCGCAATGATAAATGGAATTTTAGGATGGGTTGGAGATATTACATCTTTAAATTCTTGGATGGCAGAAAACACTTCGTATAAAAGTTTTTCATTAGAAGCAATTTTAGGATATATTTTTGCACCACTAATGTGGTTAATTGGAGTAGCAAAAGAAGATATGGCTCTGATGGGACAATTATTAGGGATAAAATTAGCTGCAAGTGAATTTGTTGGTTATATACAATTAGCAGAATTAAAAAACATTGCCAATGCTACGCATTTAACCTATAATAAATCGATAATTATGGCTACTTATATGCTATGTGGTTTTGCAAATTTTGCATCCATAGGGATTCAAATTGGAGGTATAGGTTCTTTAGCACCAGGACAACGTAAAGTTTTATCAGAATTTGGAATGAAAGCTTTAATTGGAGGTACTATTGCATCATTAATGTCTGCAACTATTGCTGGGATGATTATCGGGTAG